The Phormidium yuhuli AB48 DNA window ACAAGACCTCCTCTCTACCCGAGAGGGGGTCTTGTTAATGGAATATCTCCTCTCAGCGTCGAATCGCAGAAACCGGGTGTCTCGGAGACACTCGGTTTCTTAGCCGTTGATTGGGCTTAGAAGGGTCACGGTTGGGGTGGCATTTCATAGCCAAAACAAGTAGGGTCTACATCGGTCAAATTGATGTCTGCTAGACCATATTCCGCCCAACGGCGATCGACCATGGCTGCGGTATCCTCATCGGACTCCAGCGGTTCCCCCCAATCATGCTCCGTTTCCGGGGGCACTTTCGTCGTTGCATCAATGCCCATGCGTCCCCCCAGACCAATCTTCTCACTGGCAAAATCTAGACTATCAAAGGGGGTATTGGGCAAAATAAACACATCCCGAACCGGATCAACTTTCGAGGTAATCGCCCATACCACCTGGCGAGGATCGCGGATGTTGATATCCTTATCCACCACAATCACAAACTTGGTATAGGTGAACTGAGGTAAAGCACTCCAAAAGGCTAACGCGGCCCGTCGTGCTTGCCCTGGATAGGCTTTATCAATGGAGATAATCGCCGCCTTGTAACTCAAGGCCTCCATGGGGAGGAAAAAGTCCTTAATTTCCGAGACTTGTTGCCGCAAAATGGGGGTGTAAATCCGGTTGAGGGCGATCGCCATCATGGCCTCTTCCTTGGGGGGACGGCCGCTAAAGGTGGTCAGATAAATGGGATCTTTGCGGTGCGTCATACAGTGAAACCGCACCAGGGGCGAGTCTTCCACGCCGCCGTAATAGCCCATATGGTCGCCAAAGGGACCATCGGGGAGTTCCTCTCCGGGGGTAATCGTCCCCTCTAAAACAATCTCCGACTGGGCCGGAACCTCCAAATCCACCGTCTTACATTTAGCCAGGGAAACTCCAGACCCCCCATATAGCCCCGCAAAGAGCCATTCCGATAAATCTACCGGAATCGGAGTTGCCGCTGCCAGAATAATCAAGGGGTCTACCCCCAGGGCGATCGCCACCTCCAACTTCTTACCCCGTTCCGCCGCCTTACGCAGATGGCGGGCCCCACCCCGCACCGACAACCAATGCACAGTCATCGTCCTGGAAGATTGAAGTTGCAGCCGATACACCCCCACATTGGGCGTTCCCGTCTCGCAATCCTTGGTAATCACCAGGCCCAAGGTAATAATCTTGCCCGCATCTCCGGCATAGGGACGAATCATGGGGATACTGTTGAGATTCAACTCGTCCCCCTCAATCACCACCTCCTGACAGGGGGGAAAGAAATTACGCCCCGGCTTGGCCTTCACCACGTCAAACAGCAATTTGCCAAAATCCACGGCCTGAGAAATCTTCTTCGGGGGTTTCGGCTGTTGCAACATCCCCAATTTCTGCCCCAACTCCTCCAACTCCTGAGGTTTCTCCATATTCATGGCCCAACACACCCGCTGTTCCGTGCCCAACAGGTTAATGGCGACGGGGAACTTAGCCCCTTTAACATTCTCAAACAGCAGGGCGGGGCCCCCCGCTTGTAAAAGGCGATTGGAAATCTCGGCAATTTCTAAATCCGAGTCCACAAGACTGCTAATGCGTCGTAATTGGCCTCGTTGTTCGAGTTGCTGGATGAATCCCCGTAAATCTCGTGCCATGGTCGATGGTTGCTCAGGCTGGTTATTTCCCTCCATTTTAGGG harbors:
- a CDS encoding UbiD family decarboxylase; this translates as MARDLRGFIQQLEQRGQLRRISSLVDSDLEIAEISNRLLQAGGPALLFENVKGAKFPVAINLLGTEQRVCWAMNMEKPQELEELGQKLGMLQQPKPPKKISQAVDFGKLLFDVVKAKPGRNFFPPCQEVVIEGDELNLNSIPMIRPYAGDAGKIITLGLVITKDCETGTPNVGVYRLQLQSSRTMTVHWLSVRGGARHLRKAAERGKKLEVAIALGVDPLIILAAATPIPVDLSEWLFAGLYGGSGVSLAKCKTVDLEVPAQSEIVLEGTITPGEELPDGPFGDHMGYYGGVEDSPLVRFHCMTHRKDPIYLTTFSGRPPKEEAMMAIALNRIYTPILRQQVSEIKDFFLPMEALSYKAAIISIDKAYPGQARRAALAFWSALPQFTYTKFVIVVDKDINIRDPRQVVWAITSKVDPVRDVFILPNTPFDSLDFASEKIGLGGRMGIDATTKVPPETEHDWGEPLESDEDTAAMVDRRWAEYGLADINLTDVDPTCFGYEMPPQP